From the Arctopsyche grandis isolate Sample6627 chromosome 2, ASM5162203v2, whole genome shotgun sequence genome, the window tgtgacgtacatacatatttatgggttgtggctatttgcaagtactatatctgcgaattattggctatttgcaggtactttatctgtgaattattggctatttgcaggtactatatctgcgacaggcgcaaagccttctgcgcatgggcgtgaactgtcactgtcagcgtgtttactgtttaaattttgttttaaacctcttaaaatctagttcgaactcgtaaagtgacgcagagtaaaaaatataatccaaattagttaatattattaattgttagaaaattatgataatatacaacgtataatacctacatacaagtacaagccgcgaactagctaaatgatataaatctattataataacgtgcgagtctagcatacattaaatgtaagaaattataatcgaattataagttcacgcgcatgcgcagaaggctttgcgcctgtcgcagatatagtacctgcaaatagccaataattcgcagatacagtacctgcaaatagccacaacccatatgtatgtggaatcgaaatgactattatatTACGGCGAGCGATATCGatgatacacagacacacagtcatatacagaatagcgatattatatatatgtataatatatgatacgTATAAAAGCGTTTTTACTTTATAATGTAAATACTATAgaacaatttatgtacatatgtattatgcaaAATAGCATTTGGATTAATAATAAATCTCCACTTTCTCCCACCCCTtcaatatataacaataaatctCTATTTGTGTGGtttcatataaacatatacacatatatatttttttttaatattggcgATATCAAAGCGAATGATTTATTATTGCAGATAGCGATGtactatttttcaaatattgttaaatatgtCATTTCAAGCGTAATGCAAATGTATGTAAGCGATTGTCAAAATTTAATCGCCATCCTGtttgtacaattttattatatgtttttatttataaatataagtcTTTATGTTTTGTTCTTGTAGTAAATATTCTGGATAGATCATCGGCCTGGAAATGATCAAACCGGTGATGTCCACGGCGAGGGCTTTGACAAGGGTCGTCCTCATTAGACACTATGGATTACAGTGCTGTGGCAGTAGTATATTACAGAAGaagtcaaaatttataaatgtattcacCAGGCAGTTCCATCACCCGACAGAGAAAAATGTGGTGGCATCTAATTATCCTGATATCGTATTGCCCAACTGTACAATCACCGATTTCATATGGAAAGATCTTGATAGATGGGCCGATAAAACAGCTGTGGTAAGaccaaaaatattcattaaattgagtagatatatgtacatatatgtatatatatatatatatatatatatatatatatatatatatatatatatatatatatatatatatatatatatatatatatatatagatatatatatatatatatatatatatatatatatatatatatatatatatatttatagatatatattcatgcaaatttgttttaaagagtatgaatttaaattctcaaatttttattgcaattaattttaatagtttttataaaCCTGATAATCAGGTTGAAGAATTCAAGAATTCAAAAATGATGTTTCTCCATTACATTAAGGTTATCAATTGCTGATTTAGACATTAGAGTGCTATTTTTAagaagtacttatgtacatattcactacatacttatgtaaatacatattaattttgcTGTTTACTTGTCTGGTTATCTGTTGGTAGTGTAGAGAGAACATTTAATAATGTAAATGAAATTCAATCGAAAATTCAAAACAGATTCAACGAATTACATAagcataaataatatgtaaatgcacatacttatgtatgcaaTAATAAGGAAGGTGTCATTTGTACATGGCTGATTTTTGTTTCAATGTCGTCATTGGTCACTTTTCAAaaacatctgatttttttttatttcggtaatcTTGGTTGAAATGATAAGAAGATAAAATTTTAGCAAAATCGACTTTGTGATTGAATTTGATATCAGAAATTTTACTCTATCACTAGGTGACACAATCAATACAGTATAAATTACAAAATGTCTAATAGAGTATAaagttcaaaaaaattaaacaacttTCAGTATTTGAGAAAAGTTAAAAGTTTTATATGTAGTAACTAAGTTTATTTAATGTTGTTAAATTgaactaatattatatattttttaatttctgtaTGTAATCATTTGTAATTTCTGATGccaaattttacaaaacaatGGTTcatctttttacaaacctcctttattaaAGTTTCTTTAGTATAACTGAATAATTTGTTGTTTTGTTGACCATTAAATTAACGGCCTTTATTACATTTGCATGCAATTTACTTACTGATAGGGTGGCCAGATTTAGAAAATACGAATATGGGACATTTTCAGAAGGGAGGATATttcacattttataataaaacggcACATTTtggaaatcaaatatattttaatgaatatttttaattttttgctatctctttgttttattttattaattatatattttatgcaaaaaaatacaaaaaaatttaaacaattaatttttttttctacctcAACAATGGAGAAAAAATTGTCCATCCATCAATATATAggcttttcattccaaattttatAACATGTGAGGTTTATAACCCCTTTTATGAGTTATAAACCCCAAATTGGCGTTTATAACTGCAACAAGGAAGGTTGATCGTCAAGGgtattgtaggaatatagcacaacttgtacGATCCCGAATCAAGGTCGgtgatctatatacatattacactgttcgacacgaaaaatggttcagagatgatatatgacttttcttatagatctatgccaaGTGAATAAAAAATGgtgataaaaatgttgattggctcgagatttggagatatgtgttttttaaatcgcgcgatttttctatatcttggtgttgttcggtcgatgtctcaaaatctgtcaattttctgttcaaaatgaatattggaatctatagtcgggtattttatctttcatttgtagtacttttcagctttcaaatctctctaagtagtcgtccagttcaaatgaaaagtcaaaagtacgtattttcacttgggattttttcccactgttaatactattttatattgagatttttctattgaagcatgtttattgggatagttttctggccatgctattttttgttttcgtttaaaagcgCTTAttgaaagtgtgctgaattttcaatcggtaaaatttcaagctaaaagctcgtactagtatttactcatatttacacgaatctgaattgaattaatagggttaatatattaaattgactttatatgagaattaaataaaattccacttagaaaaatcatatttcgactattcttgtggatttataccaaaaattcgtttattttaccgAGGTAagctaattataaaaaaaaagtcgtcatttgtcgaacagtgttatcgatTTATCGATACACGGGTTGCTGGTTTTAAATTaactaatgaaaaataaataatatataattgattaTGTTTGTGTTAAAGGTATGCGGTATTACAGGACGAGGCTATACATACGCTCAAGCCCACAAAATGAGCACGACTTTTGCTGCCAGTCTAAGGAACAAGTTGAAACTTCGTGAAGACGACTGCGTGGCTGTAATGTTACCAAATTGTCCAGAGTTTCCGCTTGCTGCTCTTGGTTCCCTTCATGCTGGTTGTATTGTGACTACGGTTAATCCAATTTATAAATCGGGTATAactacaatgttttttttttatacttctagTAATAGATAGTACTTGTAATTAGACCGTCAGTGactttgaattttaattgaacagtaaatatttatcgaaaaaaagtttttgacaAACTGACGTATGTATGGAAAATAAAGAGTGTGCGTTTATAACTGCAACAAGGAAGGTTGATCGGGAAGGGGAGTGTaagaatatagcacaacttgtacGATCCCGAATCGAGGTCGgtgatctatatatgtattaccaATTTATCCCCATAAAACACAAGCCGCACGATTGGAATATCGCTTTCTTGTACCAGCTTCCTCACCTGAAATATCTTCCCTCATGCAAGGAAAAAGACATAATTTGACTCGCTTCATATAAATGATCGCGAAGCCGAAAGTATGATCATCACACAGTTACGCATTCCATAACTGATCAGGATATAAACTAGTGCACCAGCGCCAGACAGCCaatgaacctctggagttcagccaGCCCACTCCTCCGAAGTCGAGCAACTACATACCTCAAGCTACATCCAATTACTTGTTtactgaacataaataaaggtgGTTTCAAAAACTCAAACCGAGTTTCCATAGATTGGGACACGCTCCAAACATAAACCTCCTCTGTCCATAGGAGTTTTTATTTCCAGCGATTGTCGTTTTTCTAGATAtaattgtgtatttatatatatgtacaatgtagctCGTTACAAATAAGGTTCGCTTGATGTCTGATCAtcttcaaaaattgattttgtagCATAATCTTATAGTATGCAGTTTGGTTTTCATTATCTAgtgaatattttctttttaattaatatgttcATCTTCAAAATACTAATCGTCTAATTGTTTCCGTCCCACCCaactaaatgtacatatttactcttATATTGTAGAGGAAGTGAGCCGTCAGTTGAAGAATTCTAAAGCTAAAGCAATTGTGACGACGAAGGAATGCTATCCCGAAGTTAAAAAAGCAATAGAGGAATTAAAACAGTCCATTACCATAATTTTAATCGATTCAGACGATTTGCCAGAGGGTGCGATAAAGTTTGCtgaatttgttgaaaatttcaaCGAAGATACAGACTGCTTGAGGAACATCAAAAGAACCATAAACGATACAGTTTTTCTACCATACTCAAGTGGAACTACAGGCTTACCCAAAGGTGTAGAATtaaccaataaaaatatcatagcCAATTGTATGCAAATGCAATCTGGAAAAATTACCATAGTGCATCCAACAACAGGTAATTGAgtataatacatttacataagttCCAAtaatgaaactaagaatagccttgtaaaaataatcagtgatcattttctatgaatatgctaaaattttattaaatatttggcATTGGTTAATTCTTATATTTTAACCAATTCTTCAATATTGTTTAATTCTGTTCCAATGAAAAAGGTTttagtttcaaataaaaattaaaaaatgtatatatatataacgtatgtatatacatataatgcatattttaaaaactattgaaacacttttataattacagatACATATCAAGACGTATCGTTGTGTGTACTACCATTCTTTCATATTTATGGATTAGTTGTGACACTTTTGAGCAAACTTTCAATGGGAGTTAAAGTTGTCACTTTGCCTAAATTCTCTCCGGATACCTTTCTGAATGCTCAAGCTAAATACAAAGGAAATGTATTGTTTGTAGTCCCTCCAATCggtgaatatattatatctaaaaatatatacatattagcttGCTCACGCTTGCGAAGAACATTgaagtatatgtaaatataatacaaaatgttaCAATTGCAGTTCTCTTCTTGAGTTCCCATCGAAATGTTACTCATGAGCACTTGGATCCAATCAAGACGATAATGTCTGGAGCAGCACCACTGGCAGCGTCTGATGTTGCtcgatttttgaaaaaaactaGAGTaagtatgcatgtgtgtacaaatatgtagaaacagtggcggctcgtcttaAAGGGCAACTGTGGCAGTGCCCCACACACACTtctcccaatcaaaaagtatattttcggtgattcaattcaattaattgATAGTCAAGATTCAATGTCAAGGTCAGTGGAGGTAAAGAGAAAAGAGCCGTATTGCCGTATTCAGAAGGTCGCTTTTAGTTCGCTGTGTAAAGCTCTCTTTGGGGCAGAATAAGTGTGCCCTGGTCGTTTATATTCGAAAATGCACGACACCGTCAGCgtttttcgacatttcaaaCATATTTTGCAAGGTTTGTTTAATATCCAATCATAATCAAgtcttcatttttattatcattaaatattttttattaatcatatttttcctttttttgaaCACAATGAACGACGTCgataatttgtttaaaaaagtcATCTTCCTTGCATAAAACTtccttgaaaaaaataaatatgtaactgttttaaaaatcacgagccgcccctgcataagtacatacttatgtatgtatattgtcggTCTCCGTCActagcccgaatgtgaaacgcccgaaaacgcaattatcggaaggcaaagatcgtaaatcgaaagatcaaaaaaaagggtgcatggtaaacggtacatactcacttaatttgcgcgagcaggatacaacaagaacaagaggaacaggcttttcctcccatattaatgtgcgcgcgcagaatacaggaggaaaagcctgttcctcttgttcctgttgtatcctgctcgcgcaaattaagtgagtatgtaccgtttaccatgcactctttttttatctttcgacttaagatctttcgattttcgatctttgccttccgatatttgcgttttcgggcgtttcacattcgggcccgtgtgGTAGAtccatatattgtacataagtacatatctatattatcAAATGACTTATCTGGAACAGCACATttgaaaactacatacatacatagataaagtaaaaaactaccatattattatatttcagacTAATGTAGCATTCATGCAAGGCTATGGAATGACAGAAACATCTCCCGTTGTGCTTATGCAAGAGAGAGGCACTGTCAACTATGCATCAGTAGGAAGTCCAACGCCAAATACAGATGCTAAAATTGTTGATTTGGAAGATGAAAACAATGTGCTAGGACCTAATAAGGTATTGGATTTAATTtcgaatacatttttcaataatatccaTATATCTCacatttaaaagttttatatacatacgtaaagaACACCGAATTCCACTCTTATTgttttatgtttgaaaaaaaactactcttttttaataataactagAATTGAAAGAATATTTTGAAGGTGgtccatttttacatacctcctttacgtttcattaaaGAAATTAGTAACACCATTGTGTACCCCCTAAATTTATAAaggcgccgggtttgatcccgtgagttgacctcaattgaaaagaatttattctgagtatatctgtaatgctgctggtcagactcggatatttgtgactccaggtcgatcgtttcctatcagagtttaccaatttttctgatttcatttttgaaacagttccttgattaaaatttggctaaaaaccttcctacctactatgtcaccaccatttgagtatgtttaatgtacaataaaattgacgtacaagttaaaattcatagatgtctcgatattcagcgacttgtgtaataaaaatgctgcattgtttgtaagtggccaggaaggcgcattggggtttacctgtttggccttcctggtatatatgtatataataaaaataaaataagcattctTATTATAATTACAGGTAGGTGAACTTTGGGTGCGAGGCCCTCAAATAATGAAAGGATATTACGAGAATCCCAAGGCGAACGAAGATATATTTAGACCCGGTGGTTGGATGAGAACCGGAGATATGGCGTACTATGACGAAAACGACGCTTTTTATATAACAGACAGACTGAAAGAACTGATCAAAGTCAAAGGCTATCAGGTGGCTCCTGCTGAATTGGAAGCCATCTTGAGAACACACCCGGAGCTCTCAGATGCAGCAGTGATCGGCATTCCGCATCAATATCACGGAGAAGTCCCGAAAGCTTTCGTCGTCAAGAAAAAAGGCAAATCGCCAACAGCGGAGAGCATAATGGAATTTGTAGAGTCGAAAGTGGCCAGCTATAAAAAACTCGGTGAATTGATGTTCGTGGAATCCATCCCCAAAAGTGCAGCTGGAAAAATATTGAGGAGGGAAGTTAAGGCAAGGTTTACATAGTAAGGAAGTTGAGGCGGAGGTTATATTAGCAAAATCCATCTTTTGATGTGacaaatatgataatatatcaCCTCAATAAGATGATGTCACTTAtcattcataattttattaattcactCGTTActtttagtaaataaaattaaatagattctgcatattttatataatattgtgtaGACTCTAATTGGCATTATTATGATTGCGTGAGTCTAATTATGATTATCTAGGAacaaaaaaggaaaagaaacaacaataaaatcaaaataataatttaaattgtaacaGTTTATTAATCTTGCTTATCTTTTAGATTTCacctattttttttcatttaatttcattattacaGATTGAATTAATCTTAActgtttaatttttctcatttctaACTCGACCCATTTAGCGAATCACACTGTCTGATTCTGTACATTTAGATTTTTGATCAAGTATATTATTACGCTAATTTAGTATTGAATTTTGCGACTATCGTCAAAATATTCctctaaattttttaattaatccaaAAAATCTTATGGGATATTCCAATATTAGGGTGATTCTAGATTATATGTTGTGATCATAGGTTTTGTGGTTGAAGCCTTTTACtactttttttagtttttacttttttattcaaaacgagatttattttttgaaatttcctttgcgttgcaattttaaattttttagtaaataaaaataaataacatctcaatttgtattatatttaagaatattCGACAAAATTCACTTTTGGAGCATGTTTTtgtcgttaaatattatatatattgaataaggGGAATATTTTAGTTtctgatattttaatattaaaaaaacactcTAAGCACTAAGAAAACCGGGCAAAGCCAGATTCCACTTTTTTCAGATATTTTATAAGTTTACTGCAGTTTTTATTTATCCTTatggtttttataaatattcttgCGATTTCAAATTTGCTTGCGGGCTGCACAAAAAGCTTCTAAGGTATATGAATTTGATTTTAAGTCTTAATCTATAATTATTATCCCACTATAAGACATtcattattagtaataaaaaaaaataaactttaatttGGGTCCGTAAGTCGTTAAGTttattgaatacatacatagaaccaattcaattttttttataactggaATGTCATACTCACTGAGGAAAATAATACACAGTTAATACTAAGTGAGTTATTCCAATTTATCTTATAAATTGAGGgatcattttaatacatttacacTTGATTtttggaaataatgaaaaaaatatttataataaaatttaattcaaatgttataatacacgtttatttgtatgaattgtATGTAAGTTCAAGTGGGATtgttagatattattattaaaaatataataaaattggtatCGAGGTAAAGTGATATAGAATGTGTatacccatatacatatatatgtatatattatattttgatgttttgtacATACTTGATGTATTTTTGCAttcattcttatttttattttttattgtttttgtttttaaaaatatattatttcaatgatAGTAGTGTGAATTTTTGTTCCATTGGAATTATGCATCCTTTTAGA encodes:
- the LOC143922475 gene encoding uncharacterized protein LOC143922475; protein product: MIKPVMSTARALTRVVLIRHYGLQCCGSSILQKKSKFINVFTRQFHHPTEKNVVASNYPDIVLPNCTITDFIWKDLDRWADKTAVVCGITGRGYTYAQAHKMSTTFAASLRNKLKLREDDCVAVMLPNCPEFPLAALGSLHAGCIVTTVNPIYKSEEVSRQLKNSKAKAIVTTKECYPEVKKAIEELKQSITIILIDSDDLPEGAIKFAEFVENFNEDTDCLRNIKRTINDTVFLPYSSGTTGLPKGVELTNKNIIANCMQMQSGKITIVHPTTDTYQDVSLCVLPFFHIYGLVVTLLSKLSMGVKVVTLPKFSPDTFLNAQAKYKGNVLFVVPPIVLFLSSHRNVTHEHLDPIKTIMSGAAPLAASDVARFLKKTRTNVAFMQGYGMTETSPVVLMQERGTVNYASVGSPTPNTDAKIVDLEDENNVLGPNKVGELWVRGPQIMKGYYENPKANEDIFRPGGWMRTGDMAYYDENDAFYITDRLKELIKVKGYQVAPAELEAILRTHPELSDAAVIGIPHQYHGEVPKAFVVKKKGKSPTAESIMEFVESKVASYKKLGELMFVESIPKSAAGKILRREVKARFT